The Daphnia pulex isolate KAP4 chromosome 3, ASM2113471v1 genome includes a region encoding these proteins:
- the LOC124191178 gene encoding protein daughter of sevenless-like isoform X2 produces MALANTEIVHEGWLVKSPPTKRIWRAKWRRRWFVLKHSGELPGQYFLEYYTDRTCRKLKGKIDLDQCEQVDSGLTIESRKQRYAHMFDIRTPKRVYFLAADSESDMNSWVGCICHVCGLKVFYREDEETGSSVTLTRPVPNASSTMATSGVHSAMARTLQVSQLLEDTPPTSPTSPTGSSGPYFPLSECLSGSRSLVFQEAMGSVGQPSSAPVTPAPTARGLALGTQSLRGRPQREGWDIFCDQPRQLSSPGHSQLGQSQQLQPVSSSARNDQGVHEQIRSFEDKFAHSFKRLQPATGASKRPSVPQLMGSQKFVPPPRPPKPPHLIDQPSHNYLNLEQLQSPTSVAPGGRSHSRSSSPRSPSSTSPPLPTPTNADSWYDFPRSHQGDHGNDGKTGKDAQRRHCYSNAAPGELSSSAVAAAAEIFTFNNNAVTAGLSAASAMSPSVYSNLASPFPLASPALLPMTPFSPPSVNRTLKPKTQSSGAAGVVDGPLPPPSVNRQLKPNRPVSGVGQHADFHGSSSDDADDPSSRGSTRPNSAHDEEQGSRVISAGRQLDDIQYLDLDLESDSSLQSPKSPERGHHHQNHHQASSTVYKTVDFIKTEAFNRTRLTVEERRSKKAQ; encoded by the exons ATGGCTTTGGCCAACACGGAAATCGTTCATGAAGGCTGGCTTGTCAAGTCTCCGCCCACCAAACGAATATGGAGAGCT AAATGGCGGAGAAGATGGTTCGTGTTGAAACATTCTGGCGAGTTGCCTGGACAATATTTCCTTGAATATTACACGGATCGAACATGTCGAAAATTAAAGGGCAAAATCGATTTGGACCAATGCGAACAG GTGGATTCCGGGCTGACGATTGAAAGTAGGAAGCAGCGGTATGCCCACATGTTTGACATCCGCACACCGAAGCGCGTCTACTTTTTGGCGGCCGACAGTGAATCAGACATGAATAGCTGGGTGGGTTGCATCTGTCACGTCTGCGGTCTCAAGGTGTTTTATCGCGAAGATGAAGAGACCGGTTCGTCTGTGACTCTGACACGGCCCGTCCCTAACGCGTCATCGACAATGGCCACCAGCGGAGTCCATTCGGCCATGGCGAGGACTTTGCAAGTGAGCCAGTTGTTGGAAGACACGCCACCCACCTCGCCCACTTCGCCGACCGGCAGTTCGGGCCCTTATTTCCCGTTGAGCGAATGCCTTTCAGGATCGCGCAGTCTCGTCTTTCAAGAAGCTATGGGATCGGTGGGCCAGCCGTCGTCGGCGCCCGTGACTCCAGCGCCGACAGCGCGAGGCTTAGCTCTCGGAACTCAAAGTTTACGCGGCCGGCCTCAGCGCGAGGGCTGGGACATTTTCTGCGACCAGCCCAGACAGTTGTCGTCGCCCGGCCACTCACAATTGGGTCAATCGCAGCAACTGCAGCCCGTCAGTTCGTCGGCGCGCAACGACCAAGGAGTTCACGAGCAAATTCGTAGCTTTGAGGACAAGTTTGCGCACTCTTTTAAGAGACTGCAACCGGCCACTGGCGCCAGCAAACGACCATCAGTTCCCCAATTGATGGGCAGTCAGAAGTTTGTGCCGCCGCCTCGCCCGCCCAAACCACCTCATTTAATCGACCAGCCTTCGCACAATTATCTGAATCTGGAACAGCTGCAATCGCCAACTTCCGTCGCTCCTGGTGGCAGATCGCACAGTCGCAGCAGTAGCCCACGCTCTCCATCGTCGACATCGCCTCCTTTACCTACGCCGACCAACGCCGATTCCTG GTACGATTTCCCGCGATCGCACCAGGGTGACCACGGCAACGACGGCAAGACGGGCAAGGATGCCCAGAGACGGCACTGTTACTCGAACGCTGCACCTGGCGAATTGTCGTCATCGGCTGTGGCTGCAGCGGCTGAGATTTTCACGTTCAACAACAACGCCGTCACGGCCGGGTTGTCTGCCGCTTCGGCCATGTCGCCCAGCGTTTATTCGAATCTGGCCAGCCCCTTCCCTTTGGCGAGTCCAGCACTCCTTCCCATGACCCCCTTTTCTCCGCCTTCAGTCAACCGAACACTCAAGCCCAAGACGCAATCCTCTGGTGCGGCCGGCGTCGTTGATGGACCCCTTCCACCGCCCTCAGTCAACCGCCAGTTGAAACCCAATC GTCCCGTTTCTGGTGTCGGACAACACGCCGATTTCCACGGAAGCAGTTCAGACGATGCTGACGATCCATCGAGTCGGGGCAGTACCCGACCCAATTCCGCCCATGACGAGGAGCAG GGCTCGAGGGTCATTAGCGCTGGCCGTCAGCTGGACGATATCCAGTATTTGGACTTGGATTTGGAGTCTGACTCGTCTCTCCAATCGCCCAAAAGTCCCGAACGGGGTCACCATCACCAAAATCACCACCAGGCTTCGTCGACTGTCTACAAGACTGTCGACTTCATCAAAACGGAAGCTTTCAACCGAACACGTCTCACCGTCGAGGAGCGTCGCTCCAAAAAGGCGCAATAG
- the LOC124191178 gene encoding protein daughter of sevenless-like isoform X1: MALANTEIVHEGWLVKSPPTKRIWRAKWRRRWFVLKHSGELPGQYFLEYYTDRTCRKLKGKIDLDQCEQVDSGLTIESRKQRYAHMFDIRTPKRVYFLAADSESDMNSWVGCICHVCGLKVFYREDEETGSSVTLTRPVPNASSTMATSGVHSAMARTLQVSQLLEDTPPTSPTSPTGSSGPYFPLSECLSGSRSLVFQEAMGSVGQPSSAPVTPAPTARGLALGTQSLRGRPQREGWDIFCDQPRQLSSPGHSQLGQSQQLQPVSSSARNDQGVHEQIRSFEDKFAHSFKRLQPATGASKRPSVPQLMGSQKFVPPPRPPKPPHLIDQPSHNYLNLEQLQSPTSVAPGGRSHSRSSSPRSPSSTSPPLPTPTNADSWYDFPRSHQGDHGNDGKTGKDAQRRHCYSNAAPGELSSSAVAAAAEIFTFNNNAVTAGLSAASAMSPSVYSNLASPFPLASPALLPMTPFSPPSVNRTLKPKTQSSGAAGVVDGPLPPPSVNRQLKPNRPVSGVGQHADFHGSSSDDADDPSSRGSTRPNSAHDEEQIYYFIQGSRVISAGRQLDDIQYLDLDLESDSSLQSPKSPERGHHHQNHHQASSTVYKTVDFIKTEAFNRTRLTVEERRSKKAQ; encoded by the exons ATGGCTTTGGCCAACACGGAAATCGTTCATGAAGGCTGGCTTGTCAAGTCTCCGCCCACCAAACGAATATGGAGAGCT AAATGGCGGAGAAGATGGTTCGTGTTGAAACATTCTGGCGAGTTGCCTGGACAATATTTCCTTGAATATTACACGGATCGAACATGTCGAAAATTAAAGGGCAAAATCGATTTGGACCAATGCGAACAG GTGGATTCCGGGCTGACGATTGAAAGTAGGAAGCAGCGGTATGCCCACATGTTTGACATCCGCACACCGAAGCGCGTCTACTTTTTGGCGGCCGACAGTGAATCAGACATGAATAGCTGGGTGGGTTGCATCTGTCACGTCTGCGGTCTCAAGGTGTTTTATCGCGAAGATGAAGAGACCGGTTCGTCTGTGACTCTGACACGGCCCGTCCCTAACGCGTCATCGACAATGGCCACCAGCGGAGTCCATTCGGCCATGGCGAGGACTTTGCAAGTGAGCCAGTTGTTGGAAGACACGCCACCCACCTCGCCCACTTCGCCGACCGGCAGTTCGGGCCCTTATTTCCCGTTGAGCGAATGCCTTTCAGGATCGCGCAGTCTCGTCTTTCAAGAAGCTATGGGATCGGTGGGCCAGCCGTCGTCGGCGCCCGTGACTCCAGCGCCGACAGCGCGAGGCTTAGCTCTCGGAACTCAAAGTTTACGCGGCCGGCCTCAGCGCGAGGGCTGGGACATTTTCTGCGACCAGCCCAGACAGTTGTCGTCGCCCGGCCACTCACAATTGGGTCAATCGCAGCAACTGCAGCCCGTCAGTTCGTCGGCGCGCAACGACCAAGGAGTTCACGAGCAAATTCGTAGCTTTGAGGACAAGTTTGCGCACTCTTTTAAGAGACTGCAACCGGCCACTGGCGCCAGCAAACGACCATCAGTTCCCCAATTGATGGGCAGTCAGAAGTTTGTGCCGCCGCCTCGCCCGCCCAAACCACCTCATTTAATCGACCAGCCTTCGCACAATTATCTGAATCTGGAACAGCTGCAATCGCCAACTTCCGTCGCTCCTGGTGGCAGATCGCACAGTCGCAGCAGTAGCCCACGCTCTCCATCGTCGACATCGCCTCCTTTACCTACGCCGACCAACGCCGATTCCTG GTACGATTTCCCGCGATCGCACCAGGGTGACCACGGCAACGACGGCAAGACGGGCAAGGATGCCCAGAGACGGCACTGTTACTCGAACGCTGCACCTGGCGAATTGTCGTCATCGGCTGTGGCTGCAGCGGCTGAGATTTTCACGTTCAACAACAACGCCGTCACGGCCGGGTTGTCTGCCGCTTCGGCCATGTCGCCCAGCGTTTATTCGAATCTGGCCAGCCCCTTCCCTTTGGCGAGTCCAGCACTCCTTCCCATGACCCCCTTTTCTCCGCCTTCAGTCAACCGAACACTCAAGCCCAAGACGCAATCCTCTGGTGCGGCCGGCGTCGTTGATGGACCCCTTCCACCGCCCTCAGTCAACCGCCAGTTGAAACCCAATC GTCCCGTTTCTGGTGTCGGACAACACGCCGATTTCCACGGAAGCAGTTCAGACGATGCTGACGATCCATCGAGTCGGGGCAGTACCCGACCCAATTCCGCCCATGACGAGGAGCAG ATCTACTATTTCATTCAGGGCTCGAGGGTCATTAGCGCTGGCCGTCAGCTGGACGATATCCAGTATTTGGACTTGGATTTGGAGTCTGACTCGTCTCTCCAATCGCCCAAAAGTCCCGAACGGGGTCACCATCACCAAAATCACCACCAGGCTTCGTCGACTGTCTACAAGACTGTCGACTTCATCAAAACGGAAGCTTTCAACCGAACACGTCTCACCGTCGAGGAGCGTCGCTCCAAAAAGGCGCAATAG